The DNA region CCTCGGACACGACGTGCTCGTCGTGGCGCACCATCGCCCATACCTTGCGGTGACCCCACGCCGGATGCGCCAGCGCATGCCTGAGCACCAACTCCCGCGCCTCTTCCCGCGCGGGCTTGGGCCACGGCCCCTTCGGCTGACCACCAGCCCGGGCCTTGGCCTGCCAACGACGCCAGGTCCGTTCCGGGATGTCGAACCTCTCGCACCACCTCGCGGTCGACATCCCGGCTTCCAGCCTGATCACCTCGAGGTCCTCGAAGGGCCCAGCCGGCCCTCCGCGGACTTCTTCCACACCCGCAACTCGACCGCAGCCTCCCCCAGGGCCTGGGTCAGATCCGCGACCTCGGCCTCGAGCTGCTGCTCCCGCGTCGACGGGCCGGACCTGCCAGCCACCAGTGCGGTCTTGCCGGCCTCGAGAAAGTCGGCCTTCCACCGCCCGATCGACTGTTCCGACACTTTCTCCTTGCGTGCGGCCTCGGCGATCGTCATCTCGCCGGCGAGCACGCTCATCACGATCCGAGTCTGCTGCTCGGCCGGGATCACAGGGGGTCTACCCATGGTTCAGATTCTCCTTCAGGACTGACTCAACAGCCCTGCCAGAAAGTCTGACGCGCAACAGCTCCAGGACACCGCGCACCAACGCCACCGGGTCCAATTCCCCCGTAGCCTCCTCGCCCGCGTCCCAAGGGTCAGGCCGAACTGGTCGCGACCGCGTTCCGGATGATCTCGCCCAACCCACCGCCGAAGACGTCGGCGCCGCGTGGGCATGGACCGGTGACGAACTGGCGCCCGCTTCCCCAGTTCGGCCCGCCCATGGACGACGCGAAGACCGAGGAGCTCGCGTTCACCGGATTCCCGCGCGAGCACTGGCGCAAGATCTGGTCGATCAAGCCGCTCGAGCGGTCAACAAGGAGATCCCAGTGCTGAACTTGTTGCGCGCTGGTGCCGTGTCGTGGGGATCTTCCCGAACGCGGCTGCGGTGATCCTGCTGGCCCGATCGGTGCTGATCGAGATGCACGACGAGTGGATCGCCGGCGACCGCCGCTACCTGGTCGAGGACTCTACGGCCAAGCTCTACGACACCAGCGATACTGAGTCGGTCGCCGCCGTCGAGAGCAGCGACGTGTAGGCACTGACGATCACCTCAAAGCCCATCACCCCACGGGGATCTGTCCAATCGCCACCAAGGTCATGGCTTCGCCGTTTGTGCAGTTCAGCGGCACTTCTCGGCAGAATCTCGGCGGCGGTCGTCAATGCTCGGAATGGCCGATTTCCTTCCGCTGGTACTCCGGTAAACATGGCCTGAGGAATCTGTGGTGGCAATGCCGCTGCGGCCGGGGTTGCCGGTCGCGGGGATCGACATGCCCATCAATCACGCCGAGAGGGAGGTCGCGTGGGAGGTGCTGGCCGGGCCCTACGTCCGCCACGCCCGACCTGGGGACCCAGGTGGCGATCGTCTGCATTGCCCGCCAAGAAGAGCAGGCGCGACGCGCTGGCCGCCACCTGGCGGAGCGCATTAAGGCGACGCCGCCCAAGTGGAGCCCGGGCGCTCGCATCGACCTGATCCCTCCTGGCGACCTGGTCCGGCAGTACCCGCTGGGCGTGAGCGGCGTGGCGCCCACGCCCGGCGGGTGTCTGTGGTGCGGGAGCCGGCTGGCCGCGGCGGATCGGCCGCGGCGCACGACGGGGCCTTACCCCCGGTTCTTGGGCACGGGGTCTGATTGAGCGGCGGCTGGCAGCGTAGCGGCCCGGCGGTCTCGTAGGTGGACGGGACCGGTGGCCGCACCGGGAGTGACGGCGGATATGTGGTATCGGGTCAGCCACCAGGACACCTGAAGGCGGCAGGTCAGCTCGTCGGCCAGCAGGCGGCACTGGGGGCACGCCCAAGTCGGTCTCAGAGCCCCCGCACCAGGGCTCCGCTACGTCGGTGATTCAAAACCACGCTGCTGAAAGCTGTAGGCGTGCGGAAGGGAACGAATTGCCGCTGCTGACCGTCTCCTTGGCGGGCAGCAGCGGCAAAGCGAGTCGTAATGTCAGTTGCTAAGTCGGCCAACTAGATCTGCGACGAACTTGGCTCCGCGCGGGCGTTCAACTGACGACAGGTCTCCATCGATCGGAGTAAGGGTGGCATTGCCGCGGGCAAGCAATTTGTAGTCCACCCCCCGGCGCTCAGATGACGCGTTGGCGTAGGAGATGTCGTAGTCGCCGTCATCACGCAGAGTATAGGTGGTGGGAAATGGATCGATACTATCAAGCGTGGCTGCCTTGACGCCCTTGAGTCCACCGAAAGGATAGTTGACGTTGAGGCCCATGTGGCGCGGCATCAGGTGGGCACAGTTGTCGGCGGAGCGTTGGACCTTGCGGAGAAGTCTGACCACGAACTTGGCAGTGTCGGCGAAGTCGGGGCTCGTCGCGTTCGTGGGGTCGTAGTCACCGGCTGCCTCGGAACTGACCGCGATACCAGGGATGCCACGGTCGATCGCGGTGGTGATAGCGCCCACAGTCCCAGAGTGGTTGG from Nocardioides sambongensis includes:
- a CDS encoding transposase, translating into MGRPPVIPAEQQTRIVMSVLAGEMTIAEAARKEKVSEQSIGRWKADFLEAGKTALVAGRSGPSTREQQLEAEVADLTQALGEAAVELRVWKKSAEGRLGPSRTSR
- a CDS encoding transposase, encoding MDDAKTEELAFTGFPREHWRKIWSIKPLERSTRRSQC
- the surE gene encoding 5'/3'-nucleotidase SurE is translated as MKSPKIVLAVTLAAATLTVGGMTAGESATADRSRPAEDAAGCNRPLRVLLTNDDGWRGGGIQAVYAALKAAGHDVRMVAPAGSQSGMGARIAYGGVLEVTHPDVDDPTVTAVLGSPSDAVAFALSNLYTNRAPDVVISGTNFGQNTSRVTNHSGTVGAITTAIDRGIPGIAVSSEAAGDYDPTNATSPDFADTAKFVVRLLRKVQRSADNCAHLMPRHMGLNVNYPFGGLKGVKAATLDSIDPFPTTYTLRDDGDYDISYANASSERRGVDYKLLARGNATLTPIDGDLSSVERPRGAKFVADLVGRLSN